From Gemmatimonadaceae bacterium, a single genomic window includes:
- the larB gene encoding nickel pincer cofactor biosynthesis protein LarB produces the protein MRRERVLALLRQVASGEVDAQAALGALGALELPATESLGFATVDHHRALRQGYPEVIFAAGKTTPQVLAIAERIAERGEGVLITRLGPEMHAALLERFPSIDINPLGRTAFLAPNVPAPVGRGTILVITAGTSDLPVAEEAAVTARSLGNTVERLTDVGVAGLHRLLSQSRALEDAAVIIVVAGMDGALPSVVGGLVSVPVIAVPTSIGYGASFGGVAALLSMLNSCASGVTVVNIDNGFGAAFAASRITHA, from the coding sequence GTGAGACGGGAGCGCGTTCTGGCGCTCCTGCGCCAGGTCGCGTCCGGCGAAGTCGATGCCCAGGCAGCCCTCGGTGCGTTAGGCGCGCTCGAGTTGCCAGCCACCGAGTCGCTCGGCTTCGCCACCGTCGACCATCACCGCGCGCTCCGGCAGGGCTATCCCGAAGTCATCTTCGCCGCCGGCAAGACCACCCCTCAAGTGCTCGCGATCGCCGAGCGCATCGCGGAGCGCGGCGAAGGCGTCCTGATCACGCGGCTCGGGCCCGAGATGCACGCCGCGCTGCTCGAGCGGTTCCCGTCCATCGACATCAATCCGCTCGGCCGCACGGCCTTCCTTGCGCCCAACGTGCCGGCACCGGTCGGCCGCGGCACCATTCTCGTGATCACGGCAGGCACGAGCGATCTCCCCGTTGCCGAAGAAGCCGCGGTGACCGCGCGCTCGCTCGGCAACACGGTGGAGAGGCTCACCGACGTCGGGGTGGCCGGGCTGCATCGACTGTTGTCGCAGAGCCGCGCGCTCGAGGACGCGGCGGTGATCATCGTCGTGGCCGGTATGGACGGCGCTTTGCCCTCCGTGGTGGGCGGCTTGGTGTCGGTGCCCGTGATCGCGGTACCGACGAGCATCGGCTACGGCGCCAGCTTCGGCGGCGTGGCCGCCCTGCTTTCCATGCTCAACAGTTGCGCCTCGGGCGTGACGGTCGTCAACATCGATAACGGGTTTGGAGCGGCCTTCGCGGCATCGCGAATCACGCACGCCTAA
- a CDS encoding DUF2945 domain-containing protein, producing MTSFNVGDHVSWNSEAGRVRGRIVRIHTRDVTYKGYVHHATKSDPQYEIKSDTTDHVALHKGRALRRLRR from the coding sequence ATGACATCGTTCAACGTGGGCGATCACGTCAGCTGGAATTCCGAAGCCGGCCGGGTGCGCGGCCGGATCGTGCGCATCCATACGCGGGACGTGACGTACAAGGGTTACGTGCACCACGCGACCAAAAGCGATCCACAATACGAAATCAAGAGTGACACGACCGACCACGTCGCGCTCCACAAGGGCAGGGCGTTGCGCCGTCTTCGGCGCTGA
- a CDS encoding PTS sugar transporter subunit IIA: MELRQFFTEDGIKLALEGSTKDDILKELISLLKLDEKSEGMLYKMLKRRENLGSTGIGRGIAIPHCRSLVVNKLRVAFGRKPAGVDFKAIDEKPVFFFFLIVAPPLEVSNQYLPVLGKIAQFSKEPDVPQRLLSLTQPGQFLTLLEEKGV, encoded by the coding sequence ATGGAATTACGACAATTCTTTACCGAAGACGGGATCAAACTGGCGCTCGAGGGGAGCACCAAGGATGACATCCTCAAGGAACTGATCTCGCTTCTCAAGTTGGATGAGAAGTCGGAAGGAATGCTGTACAAGATGCTCAAGCGGCGCGAGAACCTGGGATCGACGGGCATCGGGCGCGGGATTGCGATCCCGCACTGCCGCTCGTTGGTCGTGAACAAGCTTCGCGTGGCGTTTGGGCGAAAGCCGGCTGGCGTCGATTTCAAGGCAATCGACGAGAAGCCGGTCTTCTTTTTCTTCCTCATCGTGGCGCCGCCCCTCGAGGTGTCTAACCAATATCTTCCCGTACTCGGGAAGATTGCACAGTTCAGCAAGGAGCCGGATGTGCCGCAGCGGTTGTTGTCGTTGACGCAACCGGGCCAGTTCCTGACCTTGTTGGAGGAGAAGGGTGTCTGA
- the dusB gene encoding tRNA dihydrouridine synthase DusB, with product MAFPYSTAFPVPLYLAPMAGVSESPFRRLCRRFGADVVVTEFLSAEGIRRENPATIEKLRFGADERPIGVQIFGADPAAMREAAAFVTDVFAPEFIDINFGCPVKKVVKRNGGSGCLKDLGLVTDVIRAVIQGTHLPVTVKIRSGWNEEMRDPVSIALRCQDAGARVLTLHPRTRAQMYSGDARWDEIAAVASALDIPVIGNGDIKSAEDAVRMYRETGCDGVMIARGSFGQPWVFTQARALLEGKPMPPAPPVEERFAIASEHARMAQAYENDPRGAAIEFRKHLGWYVKGLPGSADIRRKLHLVESLAAVDDIFAEYLAARARGEVEPSDGALAEARAA from the coding sequence ATGGCATTCCCATATTCCACCGCGTTCCCGGTGCCGCTTTACCTCGCACCGATGGCCGGCGTGTCGGAGTCGCCATTTCGCCGACTCTGCCGACGCTTCGGCGCAGACGTGGTGGTCACGGAGTTCTTGAGCGCCGAAGGCATCCGCCGAGAGAACCCGGCAACCATCGAAAAGCTACGCTTCGGAGCGGACGAACGCCCCATTGGCGTCCAGATTTTCGGCGCCGACCCCGCCGCGATGCGCGAGGCAGCGGCCTTCGTCACCGACGTCTTTGCGCCGGAATTCATCGACATCAACTTCGGATGTCCGGTGAAGAAGGTGGTGAAGCGCAACGGCGGCTCGGGATGTCTCAAGGATCTCGGGCTCGTCACCGACGTAATCCGCGCCGTCATCCAGGGCACGCACCTGCCGGTGACGGTGAAAATCCGCAGCGGCTGGAACGAGGAGATGCGCGACCCGGTGTCGATCGCGCTGCGCTGCCAGGACGCGGGCGCCCGTGTCCTAACGCTGCACCCGCGCACGCGCGCACAGATGTACTCGGGCGACGCGCGCTGGGACGAGATCGCCGCGGTCGCGAGTGCGCTCGACATTCCCGTCATCGGAAATGGCGACATCAAATCCGCCGAAGACGCGGTGCGCATGTACCGGGAGACGGGATGCGATGGCGTCATGATCGCGCGCGGATCGTTCGGACAGCCGTGGGTGTTCACGCAGGCGCGCGCGTTGCTCGAGGGCAAGCCGATGCCGCCCGCGCCGCCGGTCGAAGAGCGTTTCGCCATCGCCTCCGAACACGCGCGCATGGCGCAGGCGTACGAGAACGATCCGCGCGGCGCGGCCATCGAGTTCCGCAAGCACCTCGGCTGGTACGTGAAAGGCCTGCCGGGGTCGGCCGACATCCGCCGCAAGCTGCACCTCGTGGAGTCGCTCGCCGCCGTGGACGACATCTTCGCCGAATATCTCGCTGCCCGCGCCCGCGGGGAGGTCGAGCCGTCCGACGGAGCGCTCGCCGAGGCTCGGGCGGCGTGA